TACCGGTCGTCTGCATCAATCACACCATCTTTATTCCTGTCGATATACTTGACGTCACCTGGCTGTACCTGCTGGTTGAAGGCGAATGGTACTCTTGGTGCATTTTTGATATCGTCCAGGTTCTGGTATAAGCCATCTGATTTATAACCAAAGTAAGAAGCGATCGGGAAGCCTTCACGAATGATGTAAGTAAGGTCCGAACCGCGGATAGACTCCTGTCCGAACTTGATCACCCTGTTCAGGTTATCGGAAAGGTTAGCGCTGATGTTGTGGTTAAACTTACCGGTACGGGCGCGGTAGCTTACTGCCAGCTCCCAACCTTTGTTTTCCACTTCACCCACGTTCTGGATCGAAGAGCCGATACCAGCGGTACCAGGTACTACCTGTGCGAGGTAAATGCCGGTGGTGCGTTTATTAAAGAAGTCGTAAGAAACGGTTACTGCATTGTTGAACAGGTCCACATCCACACCATAGTTGCTCATGGTAGAGATCTCCCACTCCAGGTCCTCGTTAAAGGCGGTGAAGTCTGCACCCGGGTTACCCGTATTGTTGAACGGATATTTACCCTGCGACAGGTTCACACGCGCCAGGTAGTTGAATCCACCAATGTTAGAGTTACCCACTTGTCCCCATGAATAGCGGAGTTTCACGTTACCAAAACGGTTCCTGATATCTTCCAGGAATGCTTCGTCCGTTACACGCCAGCCGAGTGAAAAGGCCGGGAAGAACTGCCAGCGGTGGCCGGGAGCCAGTTTGGAAGAACCATCGTAACGCCAGGTAAATTCCGCGAGGTATTTATTGTCGTATACATAGTTCGCCCTGCCGAACAGCGAGTTGAGCGCGTACAGGTTTGGATTTGTGATATCGTTGTAAGTACCGATCCTGTCATAGTTGAAAGTACCATCCGCATTCGGGATGTAACCACCGCCGATAGTCCAGTCATTGTCCAGGTTGGTATTGCCCATGCGGGTAGCACGCATGCCATAGAACTCATTCTGGGCATCGCTACGCACACCTACCTGGCCTTTCACGTAATGTTTGCCAAAAGTATTTTCGTACTCGGCGGTAGCATATACGTTCGTGGTCAGATCTTTATAGGAAGATGCGGAATACTCGTTATACATGGGCGGGTTGGCCGTTGTATAATAAGGTGCATAGCTGTATTTGTTCTGACGGCTGGAGTTCGTGTTGATCGTGTAATTACCGGAAGCATTGAAGTTAATCTTAAAATGCTCGATCGGTGTAATGGTGATATCGATACCACCCAACAGGTTATCGCGATCGGTACGATTGTAACCACCATATTCCAGCTGCGCGAACACGTTGTTACTGTTCAGCGCAGGTACTACATAATTGCCGAGGGAATCTTTGATCTGGTAGATACGGGGCGTACGCATCGCATCGCGGATCAGGAAACCGATATCAGCTCTTTGTTTATTGAAGAAAGACTTGCTGTACGACAGGTTTACGCTGGCTTTCACCCATTTGCTCAGGTCCAGCGACACGTTCGCGCGGGCGTTGTAACGTTTGTAGTTCAGGTCCATATCGTCTGGCAGGTGTTTGTTAGCCAGCATGCTTCCCTGGTCGATGTAACCGAGTGACAACAGGTAGCTGCTGTTTCGGCCACCGCCTGTTACGCTTAAGTTATGGTTTTGCTGCGGCGTGTAATCACGGATCATTTCATCCAGATAACCCGGTTCGGAGCCACGTTGCTTCCAGGCGGCGATGTCGGTTGGCGCATACTGTGGTGTTTTACCAGAGTTCACGAGCGCTTCGTTTTTCAGCGTCATGTACTGCCAGCCTTCCATCTGGCGGGGCAATGCGGTTGGCATCTGCCAGCCGTACATACCGTTGTAACCAACCTGTGGTGGCTGATCTTGTTTACCTCTTTTGGTTGTGATATACACCACACCATTCGCTGCCTGCGAACCGTAGATCGCCGAAGATGCCGCATCTTTCAATACAGAAATGCTTTCTACGTCATACGGGTTCAGGTTCTGCAAACCCTGCGTGCCAGACTGCACACCATCGATGATGATCAGCGGAGCGTTGCCGGTTAAGCTACCCACACCACGAATATTCATCGTCAGCGGAGCACCTGGCTCGGCAGTGTTCTGCTGCAGCGTAAGGTTGGGCGCTGTACCCTGCAATGCCTGGAACATGTTGCTCACCGGCCTGCCTTCGATATCTTTCGAGGAGATAGTGCTGATCGCAGCTGTCACCTGTTGTTTACGCTGGGAGCCGTAAGCGGTGATCACCACCTCGTTCAGTTCTTTGTTGTCGTTACCCATTACTACCGTCAGGTTGGTACGGCCGTTAATGTCGATTTTCGCAGGCGCAAAACCTACAGAAGTACATAACAGCGTACCATTCATTTCGGTGGATGGGATATTGAGGGTAAAGTAACCTTCTTCATTGGTAACAGTACCAAGTGTAGGCTGACTTTGCAGGCGTATGTTTACTCCGGGAATGCCTTCACCGCCATCGCTC
This genomic interval from Chitinophaga horti contains the following:
- a CDS encoding TonB-dependent receptor → MKRPLPIMGLFRSLCSTFMACLLTLGVAELKAQNTYAANTIRGKAPQQQERDTRKPLEKRISLQVKNARLAEILEKIEQQTPYVFVFSNDDISAVQKITLNVKDKKLEEVLEMVLSPLDIRFEMISDKIILKQGNVPAATYSQQENVTVKGRVVSDGGEGIPGVNIRLQSQPTLGTVTNEEGYFTLNIPSTEMNGTLLCTSVGFAPAKIDINGRTNLTVVMGNDNKELNEVVITAYGSQRKQQVTAAISTISSKDIEGRPVSNMFQALQGTAPNLTLQQNTAEPGAPLTMNIRGVGSLTGNAPLIIIDGVQSGTQGLQNLNPYDVESISVLKDAASSAIYGSQAANGVVYITTKRGKQDQPPQVGYNGMYGWQMPTALPRQMEGWQYMTLKNEALVNSGKTPQYAPTDIAAWKQRGSEPGYLDEMIRDYTPQQNHNLSVTGGGRNSSYLLSLGYIDQGSMLANKHLPDDMDLNYKRYNARANVSLDLSKWVKASVNLSYSKSFFNKQRADIGFLIRDAMRTPRIYQIKDSLGNYVVPALNSNNVFAQLEYGGYNRTDRDNLLGGIDITITPIEHFKINFNASGNYTINTNSSRQNKYSYAPYYTTANPPMYNEYSASSYKDLTTNVYATAEYENTFGKHYVKGQVGVRSDAQNEFYGMRATRMGNTNLDNDWTIGGGYIPNADGTFNYDRIGTYNDITNPNLYALNSLFGRANYVYDNKYLAEFTWRYDGSSKLAPGHRWQFFPAFSLGWRVTDEAFLEDIRNRFGNVKLRYSWGQVGNSNIGGFNYLARVNLSQGKYPFNNTGNPGADFTAFNEDLEWEISTMSNYGVDVDLFNNAVTVSYDFFNKRTTGIYLAQVVPGTAGIGSSIQNVGEVENKGWELAVSYRARTGKFNHNISANLSDNLNRVIKFGQESIRGSDLTYIIREGFPIASYFGYKSDGLYQNLDDIKNAPRVPFAFNQQVQPGDVKYIDRNKDGVIDADDRYVFGNPFPRYTYGFTYNVTYKAFDFTMFWQGVGKRSQYLRGDIVEAFHNNEDHAMVQHLDRWTPTNPDATYPRLTIGTANANNFAYSNYWMFDTKYLRLKNLQLGYTLPKSVTGAVKLQSARVYFTSQNLLTFTPRRFRDIGVDPEFTQFDDKLDMTNYNAIAGRNYPNAATFAFGLDIKF